In Bacteroides cellulosilyticus, the genomic stretch GTATTTCATTGCAACTTTACATCTTGCATCTATCGCGGAATCAACTTGTTTCAAATTTAATAATCCATAAGCAGAACGTATCTCATCCATCTTACCATTAATACCAGGAGCTACAATTTCAGTTTCTCCTGCAAATCCAAAATTCTTCAAATAATCGATACGTTTTTTTGTCTTCTCATCATGGCAAATTAAAGCTCCACCTTCAACTGTATTGTAAACTTTCGTAGCATGAAAGCTTAAAGTAGACAAATCACCCGCTTCTAAAATCGATCTTCCATCCACTTCAACACCAAATGCATGTGCTGCATCATAAATAACTTTTAGACCATATTTGTCTGCAATCTCCTGAATACGATTAATATCACAAGGCTTCCCATACACATGAACAGGCATAATAGCAGTTGTTTTAGGAGTTATTGCCGCCTCAATCTTATTTGGGTCTATATTACAAGTCTCCGGATCTATATCTACAAATACAGGTTTAATGCCATTCCACCACAAAGAATGAGTAGTAGCTATAAAACTATAAGGAGTAGTTATTACCTCACCTGTTATACGAAGAGCCTGCAAAGCACACATTAAAGGCAATGTTCCATTTGTAAATAGACTAATAAAAGGAACTTTTAAATACTCACATAAAGCTCTCTCCAATTCCTGGTGATAGTATCCATTATTAGTCAACCATTTTCGATTCCAGATATCTTGCAAATAAGGAAAAAGGTCATCAAGTGAAGGAAGTAATGGAGAAGTAACTGTAATTAATTTATTTTCCATCTTTAATATTATTTATTTTCGCTTTATTATTCCAATCATCAACCGCTTTATTTCAAGATACTCTGACAAATGCATTTTTTCATAAATTAAAAAAATGAGAATTACCCCCAATAATAATTGACAGGGGAAAATTATATAAGCAGAGAGATTTAAAAGAGAAAGACTCCACATAGCTGCCGATGTAAAGAGAGATACTAAGAATGTAGGTAATATATCAGTTATCTGTTTTTTAGTTGAATAATTAATTAAATCAGCTGAATAGTAACTATTCAAGAAATAAGCAATAAAAGACGTGCATACACTTCCATAAAGCATATATTCAATACCATAAAAGATTCCAATAATAATAGGAGCAATTGCTATAACTTTTTTCAGAATTTCTAATTTCAAGAACAAATCTGAACGTCCTTTTACCTGAAGTATATTCAGATTTATAGCATGAAGAGGATACAACATGCCTGAAAAACAAATAATCTGTAAAAAGTGAACAGCAGGTAACCATTTCTCACCTATCAAAATTAGCAATAGTGACTTGGAGACAGCAGCGAGTCCCAACATACAAGCAAATGTTACTAACATTGTAGTTTTAATAACCTTTCTATATGCTTCGCGTAAACGTTCTGGCTCTTCTTGGATAGAACTAAGTACTGGATAACTAACACGTTGAACGACGGTTGTCAAATTACTGGAAAAGATTGTTTTAAACTGTTCCGCACGCGTAAATTGCCCCAATTGACTAGAAGTATAAAAACGCCCAATAACTATATAATAAATATTTTTATATATTGTATCAAGTAATCCAGATAGCAATAATTTAGAACCAAAACCAAATAACTCCCTAAAACTTTTTATTGAAAACTCCCAAACAGGCCTCCATCTACAGAAAATCCACAAAAATAAAGTATTCAAAAGCTGACGAGATATTTGCTGCCCAACTAAGCTCCACACTCCCATATTACATAATGCCATTCCAATACCAATTATGCCACTAGAAACAGAAGAGATTAAAGATATTTTAGTCTGAGTTTTAAAATTAATATTTCTAACAAATATCGTACGAGGAATAATCGCTAATGCATTAATAATAACCACCCATCCAATTATCCTTGTAACATTTATCAAAATAGGCTCCTTAAAAAAAGAGCTAATAGCTGGAGAAGCCAAAAATAAAAGAAGATATATAACAATACTAACCAACAGGTTAAAATAAAAGACTGTATTATAATCAATCCGATCTATATGGATTTTTCGAATCAGAGCATTAGAAAAGCCACTATCAGTAATAGAGTTTGATATAGCAATAAATATAGCAATCATCGCCATTATACCATACTCTGCTGGTGTAAGCAAACGAGCTAAAACTAATCCAACCAAAAAGGTAACACCAGAACTAGCTATATTATCAATAAAACTCCAACCGACTCCCTTAACGGTTTTATCTGTCAAAGACTTATACACAAAATAAATATTCTTTTAAATAAATATATAGAAGTTATAGCCCCCCCTTCATATCTCATAAATTAAGCACATTATTTATTACCGCTTAACCGGATATTAATTCTCGTAAAACATTCACAATCATTTTACTGAATAAAGTCTATTTCATCTTGCATTTTTTACAATACATTAGAATTCAATTTATTCAATAAAGTTCTGAAATTCAGTAAAACAACTTTAATTGAACAAGTATTCTGCTTAAAGTATTCACAAGCCTACGCAGCACATCGTCACATAACTGTAGCGGATATTTCTTTTCAAGTCATAAGCATAAATAAGATGCAACGAGATCATATCAAGATTCGTAAAATATCACAATAGCATCATTATAGTTCATCTGAAATTATTCTTCTACCTCCTCAAACGGATACTGATTCTCCTCAAACTCCTTCAACTCCTCTGCAATCTCCGCCTGCTCCGGGCTCAACCCTGCCTTATCCCAAGTATTGATAATTTCATGAGCCTCCTTTGCTAAACTCTCATCATAGAACTCACCATAACAATAAGTTAACAAACGTACCTTCAGCAATGACGCAGAAAGCTTCGGAAGCACCTCCCAGCTACGATCCAGGACACTCTGAATATATTCCTGCTTGCAGCCATTATCATAAATCGTTGCAGCGAAAGCCACTAACAAACCAAGGCAAAGTTCAGCCTCCTCTTCGGCCGTAGCTCCATGAATGTTGTAAAGTTCGATAGCCCGTTCGTAAACATCACGGTTCAAACGTGTAAATTGGTCCGCATAAATGGGACTTCCATCAAGCCCGTAGGTTAGAAGATCATGGGCTAAGGAAAATAATGATGAAGAATTAGAATTCATATTATTAAATGTTTTATTTCAAAAAGAGAAGATGCTTCGAAAGATTTAAGAGAACACAATACTATGCATCAACTAATAATTATTGTCAACAGCAATGCCAATCAATGATTAATGTCAATCAACAGTTAACGGCTCAACAAGCGAAGGCGGGATAAAAGTAGTAGCTACAGCCATGACACCTTCAATATTGACTACCACACGGCGATCATGGCGAATACGGACAAACTCACCGATTACACCTTTGAAAACACCATCAGTGATACGAACCTTCTGACCTTTTACCAAATTCAGTTCGGCTGCTTCCATATAAAGAATTGGCTCATCATGACTACCCGCTACCAGAATAAAACTGCGCATCTGCGCATCAGGAATAACTACCGGACGGCAATGTTCACGATTCATAATGAAACGTATAGGCATCGTTCCCTCAAGTTCGTCCTTCAAAGCATCAATACGCTTGCGCGTAGAATGAACGAAGACAAGATTATGTATGGCGGGCACCAATCTACGGACACGCTTACCACCTTTCATCACCATTCCATAGCACATAGGAATAAAGCTCTCTATGTTCTCCTTATCAAGAATAGACTTAAGAGTCAGTTCACGACTATAAGAGACACGAATAGCAAACCAATGGAGATTTTGAGAGTTGAAAGTTGAAAGCTGAGAGTGAGTACTTTCAGTCATGATATTTTCGCAAAGCAACTTCGCGTAAGGATATTTTTTAGGGACACCGGAGTAGTGAAATACCTACCGATCAAGTTATGTAATGCGATTATTTTAAATAACTTATGCTGCATTCATTTCATTTCAGAACTTCCTACCATCGCGGAAAAAGAAGCTGTGAAACATCTATGTGGAGCTTCTGGAGTCAAAAGCTATAAACGGGTGATTAAGGAAGATTAGTTGTCTTTTAATCGTTCGTTTAATGGGCGCAAAGATAAAAGGTATTTTTTGAATGACCAAAATGTTTGATAAAAATATTTTCTCAGACCCTCTTTTTGCATGTAAGTATCTCATGTGTAAGGTTTTATATTCTGAAAAAATATCATTAATATCTATTCAACTTGATGTTTTAATAAGAGATATTTTCTTTACAAATATTGGTGTCCATTAAACGAACGTTTTTTGAACACCTATCCATTTTTACTCCAATAAATTATATATCAGCCAATTAATCGTCGTAAATCAGTATATATAATCAATATTATTCTAAGATTCTTACTTACTCTTTCTTTTTTACACTAAACTTCGTAGCTTGAAACATATTTTTCCATCACTAATTCAGACATTAAAAATCATAGAAGTATGGTAAAGAACAAATTTAATAGAGCTATACACAACGAACCTCCTGTGTACATATGGAAAAATAGATTGACTGTAATTACACATTTCTTGTGCAAAAAAGGAATATCTATAAACAATAATAATAAACATAAAGCTATTAATATAGACATTAATAGATATTACCGAAGAATACAATTACTAAAATTGAAGAAGTAAGAAAGGTCTATTTAAAAAAATGCGTAGTTAAATCATTATTTACCTCAATAGCCTTATAAACGTTTACCTGCTGAAATACACAGCTACAATAGTCTGTTGGTGAATGCTTTGTACCTACTTCCTTATGAATTACATGCCCTTTTACTTGTTATTACATAGCTTTTTCTTTGGATTCAGATCCTTTCTCCTTTGTTTTAGAATGTTGCATTTGGATGTGTGTACAGTTCAGGGCTGACGCATTAAAAATATTTCATGGATAAAAGTTCACAAAGTAGTTCATTATCCCATCCTGCTGCCTTTCTTTTCCCTTTTACGCTTCCTTTTCTTTCATTTTTCTTAATAACCATCAGTGCTATTTTATTCATAAGTGAAACGTTTTGTGCCGCATTTCCGGTTTTTCTGCCTGCATCTTCATTAAAAGAGACATCCAACTGCCAATGCAAATTGTTTTCAATAGCCCAATGTGCCCGTATAGACTCTGCTATTTTTTGAGGTTCCAGCCCTAAAGAGGTGATATAAAACCTATGGCTTACAGAGGTTTCGCCTGTTGTTTTGATTGTTCTTTGTGAAGATATTCTCACAACCGCCTTCAATCCCTTCCATTCTTTGAACATTCCGGTTAAAGCCTGGCAACTGTACACAAAACATTCACGGCGTTCGTGTCTGCCATGAGACTCTTCCTCTGTTATATATTTGCCGTATCTGGTGGCATAATGTGCTTTGTTCACATCGATATTTTTATCATCCAAATCATCAAACCAACTTTTGACGGTATTATAAAGATTCTTATGGTTTTCTTTCAGAGCTAAGACATAATCTGCTCCACCCTCTATTATTTTTTTAGCAATATCCGTTTGACACCCCATTGCATCAATGGTTACAATGCACTTGACTAAATCCAAGGCTTCTAACAACAACGGGATAGCCACGATCTCGTTATGTTTTTCATTAACTTTCAGCTGTCCAAGACTGATGCCATTAGCTGTAGCCCAAGCACTAACCATATGAAGTTTAAAATTTCGATTACCAGTGGGGTGAGATGAGCTACATTTACTGGCACCACGAATGGTTTTGCCGTCAATAGCTACAACACCCTCATATTTCTCGCAGATTTCAAACATCCAATGCCGAAAAATACGTTCGAAATACTCAGGATTCAGAGCACTGAAAAAACGATTGAAGGTATCGTGACTGGGGATAGATTCCAATCCGGGCAGCCGTTCGCGGAAAAAGTCAATCTTGGCATTGCCGAAATCTTCTACTTCATACCAGGATTCTGCACCACATATTACAGCAGCCATTGAAATATAAACGATAGCATCGGCAGAATGTACACGTTTTCTGTCAATACGAGGATCATTGATTTGTTTACAAATACTAAATATTGCCATTATTTTAGTCAATTTATGTTTCTTAATTGCTTATAAAGATAAGAATTTAAGATGACATATAAAAATAGTTTATACATTAATTGTCAATTATATATAGTGCGATTTTAATAAATTGAATATAAGTATTTATGGTAAAAACTATAATGCGTCAGCCCTGGTGTACAGTTGCAGGGCTGACGCATTAAAAATATTTCATGGATAAAAGTTCACAAAGTAGTTCATTATCCCATCCTGCTGCCTTTCTTTTCCCTTTTACGCTTCCTTTTCTTTCATTTTTCTTAATAACCATCAGTGCTATTTTATTCATAAGTGAAACGTTTTGTGCCGCATTTCCGGTTTTTCTGCCTGCATCTTCATTAAAAGAGACATCCAACTGCCAATGCAAATTGTTTTCAATAGCCCAATGTGCCCGTATAGACTCTGCTATTTTTTGAGGTTCCAGCCCTAAAGAGGTGATATAAAACCTATGGCTTACAGAGGTTTCGCCTGTTGTTTTGATTGTTCTTTGTGAAGATATTCTCACAACCGCCTTCAATCCCTTCCATTCTTTGAACATTCCGGTTAAAGCCTGGCAACTGTACACAAAACATTCACGGCGTTCGTGTCTGCCATGAGACTCTTCCTCTGTTATATATTTGCCGTATCTGGTGGCATAATGTGCTTTGTTCACATCGATATTTTTATCATCCAAATCATCAAACCAACTTTTGACGGTATTATAAAGATTCTTATGGTTTTCTTTCAGAGCTAAGACATAATCTGCTCCACCCTCTATTATTTTTTTAGCAATATCCGTTTGACACCCCATTGCATCAATGGTTACAATGCACTTGACTAAATCCAAGGCTTCTAACAACAACGGGATAGCCACGATCTCGTTATGTTTTTCATTAACTTTCAGCTGTCCAAGACTGATGCCATTAGCTGTAGCCCAAGCACTAACCATATGAAGTTTAAAATTTCGATTACCAGTGGGGTGAGATGAGCTACATTTACTGGCACCACGAATGGTTTTGCCGTCAATAGCTACAACACCCTCATATTTCTCGCAGATTTCAAACATCCAATGCCGAAAAATACGTTCGAAATACTCAGGATTCAGAGCACTGAAAAAACGATTGAAGGTATCGTGACTGGGGATAGATTCCAATCCGGGCAGCCGTTCGCGGAAAAAGTCAATCTTGGCATTGCCGAAATCTTCTACTTCATACCAGGATTCTGCACCACATATTACAGCAGCCATTGAAATATAAACGATAGCATCGGCAGAATGTACACGTTTTCTGTCAATACGAGGATCATTGATTTGTTTACAAATACTAAATATTGCCATTATTTTAGTCAATTTATGTTTCTTAATTGCTTATAAAGATAAGAATTTAAGATGACATATAAAAATAGTTTATACATTAATTGTCAATTATATATAGTGCGATTTTAATAAATTGAATATAAGTATTTATGGTAAAAACTATAATGCGTCAGCCCTGTGTACAGTTGTAGTGCACGTGCTTCACTGTTGTAAAGCACGTGTATCACTACTGTGAGTCACGATGTTCACAATCGTGGTCATATCTAAAACACTCTATGTCAACAGAGTATACATGCGTAGTTTGCGCAATGGACATAAGGGATTGACACTTACAATCCATGCTTTGGATGGACAAAAGTAGGTGGAAAAACGCCTGAAATGAAAGGGTGTAAAAACGAATAGTGTAGGCAAAAAAGAGAGATAACAAAAAGATAATCAAAGATATATCTCTGACATAGGTAGAGTGTAGGTAAATTTGCCTACACTCTACCTACACTTACCTACACTCCACTCTATTACCGATGAACAGGACGATGCAGAAGGTGAGTGTAAGCGTGTAGGTAAAATAGTGCATAAACTCAATGTATAGGTTGAAGCCCAATAATATGTTTTTCGGCTACAGAGATATCTTTTATTCTTTTTTCGTATCTTTGACCCTCATTATTCAAAAACAACTCAACATGATACAGTTATTCCATCGCATGATTTCCGCCGCCCTCGGCATTTCCGAGAAGCAAATCGGCCATACACTCGATTTATTGGAAGACGGAGCTACCATTCCCTTCATCAGTCGCTACCGCAAAGAAGCTACCGGCGGACTGGATGAAGTGCAAATTGAAGCCATCAAAACACACTATGAGAAGCTGAACGAAACAGCCAAACGGAAAGAGACCATCATCAACACCATCAACGAGCAGGGGAAAATGACTCCCGAACTGCAAAAACGTATTGATGAAACATGGGACAGCACCGTTCTTGAAGACATCTACCTACCTTATAAACCCAAACGCCGCACACGTGCGGAAGTAGCCCGCCAGAAAGGACTGGAACCACTGGCGACATTGCTGATGCTGCAACGGGAACCCAACCCCGAGAAACGTGCGGAAGCATACGTCAAAGGAGAAGTGAAAGATGCCGAAGACGCACTGAAAGGGGCACGGGACATCATTGCCGAACAGGTCAGTGAAGACGAACAGGCACGCAACACCGTGCGTTTTGCCTTCTCCCGGCAAGCCGTCATCACCGCCAAAGTAGTGAAAGGAAAAGAAACTGAAGCAGATAAATACCGGGATTATTTCGAATTCAGTAAACCACTGAAAAAATGTACCTCGCACCAGTTGCTCGCCATCCGTCGTGCCGAAGCCGAAGGTCTGCTGAAAGTCAGCATAAGTCCTGATGACGAGGAATGTGTAGAGCGTCTGGAACGCCGCTTTGTCCGTAGCAACAACGCTTGCGGAGAACAAGTGGCGGAGGCCGTACAGGATGCCTACAAACGCCTGTTGAAATCGTCCATCGAAACTGAGTTTGCCGCACAAAGTAAGGAGCAGGCCGATGAAGAAGCCATCCGGGTATTCGTCCAGAACCTGCGCCAGCTATTGCTCGCCTCCCCACTGGGGCAAAAACGGGTAATGGGCATTGATCCGGGCTTCCGTACAGGCTGCAAGGTAATATGCCTGGACGCACAAGGCAATCTGCTCCACAATGAGAACATCTATCCGCATGCTCCGGTGCACAAAACCGCAGAGGCTGTATCCAAAATACAAAAGATGGTGGAAGCTTATCAGATAGAAGCCATCGCCGTAGGCAACGGAACCGCAAGCCGTGAAACCGAAGAATTTCTGAAACACCAAACTTTCAGACAGGATATTCAGGTATTTGTGGTGAGCGAACAGGGTGCTTCGATTTATTCCGCATCCAAAATCGCCCGGGATGAGTTTCCCGAATACGATGTCACGGTACGTGGAGCCGTATCTATCGCCCGCCGCCTGATGGACCCATTGGCGGAATTAGTGAAAATAGATCCGAAGTCCATTGGCGTGGGACAATACCAGCATGATGTGGATCAGACGAAATTAAAAAAATCACTGGATCTGACCGTAGAAAGCTGCGTAAATCTGGTTGGTGTAAATCTGAATACGGCAAGTAGCCACCTGCTGACGTATATTTCCGGTCTAGGCCCTCAGCTGGCACAAAACATCGTGAACTATCGTGCGGAAAACGGTGCATTTACCTCCCGCAAGCAACTGATGAAAGTACCGCGTATGGGAGCCAAAGCATTTGAACAATGCGCCGGTTTCCTTCGTATTCCACAGGCTGAAAACCCCTTGGATAATACGGCCGTACACCCTGAGAGTTATTGCATCGTAGAGCAGATGGCAAAAGACCTGGGATGCAGCGTAGCAGAACTTATCGCCAGCAAGGAGCTCCGCCTGAAAATAAAGCCGGAGAAATACCTCACTCCTACCGTGGGTATGCCGACATTAAAAGATATTCTGCAAGAATTGGAAAAACCCGGACGCGACCCGAGAGGTCCGATAAAGATTTTCGAGTTCGACAAGAATGTACGCACCATCAACGACCTGCGCGAAGGCATGGAACTCCCCGGTATCGTAGGCAATATCACCAACTTTGGCGCATTTGTCGACATAGGTATCAAAGAGAATGGTCTGATCCATCTTTCGCAGCTGGCCGACCGTTTCGTTTCAGACCCGAATGAGATTGTCTCTATTCACCAGCATGTCCGGGTCAAGGTGCTGAGTGTGGATATGGACCGCAAGCGGATTGCCTTGAAGCTGATTTCAGAATAATCGCAATAGCAATAATCATCAACGCGGTGCACAGGACAGAACCTTCGAAACCGAATGCACCGCCGTTGATGATATTCTCTTCCGGTAATTCTAAAGACAATAAAGTACCGCCTAATCGTCCTCCGCTTACTTCGAAACCAAGAATCGGACCTTGCAGCCAATTCCAGAAAAGATGAAGAGCGATAGGAAACCACAAATTACGCGTATATATGTAGGTAGAACCTATCATAATCCCCGCCAACAATATATTC encodes the following:
- a CDS encoding DegT/DnrJ/EryC1/StrS family aminotransferase; translated protein: MENKLITVTSPLLPSLDDLFPYLQDIWNRKWLTNNGYYHQELERALCEYLKVPFISLFTNGTLPLMCALQALRITGEVITTPYSFIATTHSLWWNGIKPVFVDIDPETCNIDPNKIEAAITPKTTAIMPVHVYGKPCDINRIQEIADKYGLKVIYDAAHAFGVEVDGRSILEAGDLSTLSFHATKVYNTVEGGALICHDEKTKKRIDYLKNFGFAGETEIVAPGINGKMDEIRSAYGLLNLKQVDSAIDARCKVAMKYRDSLRGVPGIHFMEDMPNVRHNYSYFPIFVDAEKYGMSRDELYFKMKQHNVLGRRYFYPLISEFSTYRGLESAKPEGLQNSIKKANEVICLPMYHDLTDEDIARILELIV
- a CDS encoding lipopolysaccharide biosynthesis protein, with translation MYKSLTDKTVKGVGWSFIDNIASSGVTFLVGLVLARLLTPAEYGIMAMIAIFIAISNSITDSGFSNALIRKIHIDRIDYNTVFYFNLLVSIVIYLLLFLASPAISSFFKEPILINVTRIIGWVVIINALAIIPRTIFVRNINFKTQTKISLISSVSSGIIGIGMALCNMGVWSLVGQQISRQLLNTLFLWIFCRWRPVWEFSIKSFRELFGFGSKLLLSGLLDTIYKNIYYIVIGRFYTSSQLGQFTRAEQFKTIFSSNLTTVVQRVSYPVLSSIQEEPERLREAYRKVIKTTMLVTFACMLGLAAVSKSLLLILIGEKWLPAVHFLQIICFSGMLYPLHAINLNILQVKGRSDLFLKLEILKKVIAIAPIIIGIFYGIEYMLYGSVCTSFIAYFLNSYYSADLINYSTKKQITDILPTFLVSLFTSAAMWSLSLLNLSAYIIFPCQLLLGVILIFLIYEKMHLSEYLEIKRLMIGIIKRK
- a CDS encoding UpxZ family transcription anti-terminator antagonist; this translates as MNSNSSSLFSLAHDLLTYGLDGSPIYADQFTRLNRDVYERAIELYNIHGATAEEEAELCLGLLVAFAATIYDNGCKQEYIQSVLDRSWEVLPKLSASLLKVRLLTYCYGEFYDESLAKEAHEIINTWDKAGLSPEQAEIAEELKEFEENQYPFEEVEE
- a CDS encoding UpxY family transcription antiterminator, whose protein sequence is MTESTHSQLSTFNSQNLHWFAIRVSYSRELTLKSILDKENIESFIPMCYGMVMKGGKRVRRLVPAIHNLVFVHSTRKRIDALKDELEGTMPIRFIMNREHCRPVVIPDAQMRSFILVAGSHDEPILYMEAAELNLVKGQKVRITDGVFKGVIGEFVRIRHDRRVVVNIEGVMAVATTFIPPSLVEPLTVD
- a CDS encoding ISAs1 family transposase, whose product is MAIFSICKQINDPRIDRKRVHSADAIVYISMAAVICGAESWYEVEDFGNAKIDFFRERLPGLESIPSHDTFNRFFSALNPEYFERIFRHWMFEICEKYEGVVAIDGKTIRGASKCSSSHPTGNRNFKLHMVSAWATANGISLGQLKVNEKHNEIVAIPLLLEALDLVKCIVTIDAMGCQTDIAKKIIEGGADYVLALKENHKNLYNTVKSWFDDLDDKNIDVNKAHYATRYGKYITEEESHGRHERRECFVYSCQALTGMFKEWKGLKAVVRISSQRTIKTTGETSVSHRFYITSLGLEPQKIAESIRAHWAIENNLHWQLDVSFNEDAGRKTGNAAQNVSLMNKIALMVIKKNERKGSVKGKRKAAGWDNELLCELLSMKYF
- a CDS encoding Tex family protein, with amino-acid sequence MIQLFHRMISAALGISEKQIGHTLDLLEDGATIPFISRYRKEATGGLDEVQIEAIKTHYEKLNETAKRKETIINTINEQGKMTPELQKRIDETWDSTVLEDIYLPYKPKRRTRAEVARQKGLEPLATLLMLQREPNPEKRAEAYVKGEVKDAEDALKGARDIIAEQVSEDEQARNTVRFAFSRQAVITAKVVKGKETEADKYRDYFEFSKPLKKCTSHQLLAIRRAEAEGLLKVSISPDDEECVERLERRFVRSNNACGEQVAEAVQDAYKRLLKSSIETEFAAQSKEQADEEAIRVFVQNLRQLLLASPLGQKRVMGIDPGFRTGCKVICLDAQGNLLHNENIYPHAPVHKTAEAVSKIQKMVEAYQIEAIAVGNGTASRETEEFLKHQTFRQDIQVFVVSEQGASIYSASKIARDEFPEYDVTVRGAVSIARRLMDPLAELVKIDPKSIGVGQYQHDVDQTKLKKSLDLTVESCVNLVGVNLNTASSHLLTYISGLGPQLAQNIVNYRAENGAFTSRKQLMKVPRMGAKAFEQCAGFLRIPQAENPLDNTAVHPESYCIVEQMAKDLGCSVAELIASKELRLKIKPEKYLTPTVGMPTLKDILQELEKPGRDPRGPIKIFEFDKNVRTINDLREGMELPGIVGNITNFGAFVDIGIKENGLIHLSQLADRFVSDPNEIVSIHQHVRVKVLSVDMDRKRIALKLISE